In the Ictidomys tridecemlineatus isolate mIctTri1 chromosome 10, mIctTri1.hap1, whole genome shotgun sequence genome, ATGAGGCGGTGGCAGTGGGTACCCATGTGGGTGTGGCTGGCTGGACTGGGGGCCATAGAAACAGGTGGGAAGCTCCCAGTGAGTGGAGGGGAGAAAAGCAGTTGGGGGATAAGGGACAATGCCCCCGAGGAACTGGAGACCAGCCCTGggcctttctctcccccccccaccttctTCTCCCATCCGCCCCGTCTCAGCCAGTGTTCGCCCCTCATGGGAGTGCAGCTGACCCCAGAGGAAACAAAATTGAGAGTCGAGAGTCAGCCTCTGCCTCTGGGGTCAGGGGCAGGAGTCTGCTTGGCTGTTGTCACAGACTTTGCTCTGGACCCTAGCGCCCAGCCCAGAGTTGGCCCCAGGATCAGAGCCTCCACTCTTCATAGACAGACTTGACTTCTTTGATTACCCAGACTCGGACCAAGCCAGCATTCTGGCCGTGGCCCAGTTTATTGGAGAGAGGCCTGTGGTCTTTGTTAAATCAGGTATGACCCAGTTTGGGACAGGGGCCTCCCTCCTTGGGGGCTAAAGGAGAGCTGCCCCTGACCTTCCTTGTCCGGCAGGTTCCAGCCCTGGGCTCTTCAATCACATCCTGGTGGGAGCCCTGGTGGtggccttcctcttcctccttctccagtTCTGCACCCACATGTGAGGCTGCCCCATGCCCCTGGCCCTCCCCCTCAACCTTCCTagggagaggagaggtgggaggaccCAGGTCTGGGGGAGGTGGTATGATGGATCACCTTTTCCTATGACCTCCATACCCATAGGAGCTTCCAGAAAGGGGCCTAAGGAGCCTCGCAAGGGCCCTGGACGCAGCCTGAGTGCCCAAATCCACCCTCCTCTGCTGATAAATAAAGGtcctggcctcctccctccctgactGCTCAGTGACCAGCTGGGGTGGGGTCGCTGCCCTCTCTTTGGTCTTTCTGCTCCACATTCCCCAGGtccccacctccttccttcccGGCCCCAAAGAACTGGGCAAAGACAGTCAAGGTGGCGTTCACGCAGACGCAGATCGTCTTTATTAGCGGTCTGTAAAGCACCTCCCAGGGTCCCCCGACCCCAGATTGGAGGAAGCCTTGAGAGGTCTGTAGCACCAGGGACATGCCAGGGCCGGAGGGCAAGATGTGCAGCCTGATGGGAAGGGGCTGGGTGCCCTTCACCGGCCCCCCGGGGTTGCTCAGCACTGggaaggctgggggtgggggtagcagccacctccctcccccaccccagcaaaTCAGTTTGAATTTGGgcgaataaataaaataaaatccctcaGGCCGGCCTCCCTGGAGAGGAGCTGTGAGGCAGCAGCCAGCCCTCAGGAGGCCCGCGGGGTGAGTCAGGGTGTCCCCTCTCTCCCAGGTGACCCGGGAGCAGAGAGGGgtttgcagcagaggggctgggatgtaTGTCCTTGGCAGCAGGCCACCCCCATGTCCTTGACTCCTGGTCCCCTTGAGTCCCTGTCTCCCCACAGGCCCCCCAGCCCTTGGCAGGTGGGAAGTGcgctcccttcccctttcctggCTGTCCCAGCGCAGGGGGTGCGAAGGGGCTCAGCCTGGCTCCTGAGAGAGgtcccctctctccctgccttACGGTCACCTGCTCCTGTTCTTAGCCCCTGAGGGAAGATGCCCCTCCCCCTCTGAGTCCATCGGTCAGTCCTGGGGCTGTCAAGGCAAGGGGCCCCTGGCTCCCAACCCCCACCCACTGGCCCCAGAGCCCTGTCCCTGTGTGGGGGTGCAGGTGGGGAGGGTCCCCAGGCCCCACCCTCAATCCTGGGTCTGACAGGGAGAAGGTGGCGGGGAGCCTCGGGGCCGGAAGAGGCGGCAAGCCCCGCGGCAGATGAGGAAGAACCAGTAGAGCTGGGGGGCGAGCAGCAGCGCGGCGCCCAGATTGACGTGGGCCGGGATGGCCAGGGGCACGGCCAGCAGAGGCAGCCCGGCGTGGCGCCCGTAGGCCCAGTACAGGTAGGGGAAGAGCAGCACCCGGCAGCACAGGAAGCTGAGCAGCATCAGGGCCCCATTCACCTTGTGCAGCAGCGTGTGCTGCTGCTTGTACTGCGGACAGAGCATAGGTGACAGGGCGGGGAGCAGAGGCCCTGTCCCCCCTGCGCACCCTCTGCCCATCTTCCCGCAGGTCAGAGGCCCCAGAACCACCCCCCACTGCTGCCTCCCCTCTACCCAGCCTGCTTCTCCTCCCGCACCTGACATTGTACATGCATGACACTGTTGCCTTTAAAGAGCCCCAGAGGGTCCCTGAAAGTGCCTGCCCTGCCTGGGCCCTGGGATCAGGCTCCTACGCCCTCAGGTACCCTCTCACCTGGATGAGGATCTTGCCAAGGCAGACGAAGGGGGTGCTGACCTCTGCCATCAACATGCAGCCTAGAAAGAAATCTCCC is a window encoding:
- the Tlcd3b gene encoding ceramide synthase isoform X3, producing MASTAGYIVSTSCKHIIDDQHWLSSAYTQFAVPYFIYDIYAMFLCHWHKHQVKGHGGDDDGRRGARGSTWAVVRGYLHKEFLMVLHHAVMVLVCFPVSVVWRQGKGDFFLGCMLMAEVSTPFVCLGKILIQYKQQHTLLHKVNGALMLLSFLCCRVLLFPYLYWAYGRHAGLPLLAVPLAIPAHVNLGAALLLAPQLYWFFLICRGACRLFRPRGSPPPSPCQTQD
- the C10H16orf92 gene encoding fertilization-influencing membrane protein gives rise to the protein MRRWQWVPMWVWLAGLGAIETAPSPELAPGSEPPLFIDRLDFFDYPDSDQASILAVAQFIGERPVVFVKSGSSPGLFNHILVGALVVAFLFLLLQFCTHM